One bacterium genomic region harbors:
- a CDS encoding DUF885 domain-containing protein, with the protein MKQIAHLCILLILFIAVNLAAEENQQVKDTVENYFEELLKLDPFMATSIGDKRYNDQFPNSIGPEHRKKMENLEKEYLARIKTLDASQLTGQDLLTYEIFKRDREIQIEAYRFPNHLLPVDQSGSIPSFFALQGSGEGSHPFKTVKDYEDFLRRIDGFEVWMNQAIVNMKEGAGKDYVQPAVVMEKVLPQLKAHVVQNPEESIFWGPIRNFPKSFNQEDRKRLTTEYQNAIQNKIVPAYRKLHDYVRDDYMKKTRPTVGLNALPEGAAWYAYNVKSYTTTDLTPEQIHQIGLAEVKRIHDEMRKVMKEVGFEEDLKAFFKIANEDPRFYYTKREDLLNGYRQLKEKIRPLLPKLFDVMPKADYEVRAVEEFREKSASGGSYDSASPDGSRPGVFYVNAYDLSARPKWAMEALSLHEAAPGHHFQIAIQQELDNLPRFRRFGGYGAFIEGWGLYAESLGKELGVYTDPYQYFGSLNAELWRAIRLVVDTGLHAKDWTREDVLNYMYENSAVKEARAVSEAERYISNAGQALGYKIGQMKIRELRERAEKALGNKFSVREFHSQVLLDGALPLDVLERKIDRWIQSKK; encoded by the coding sequence ATGAAGCAGATTGCACATCTTTGCATACTACTCATTCTCTTCATCGCGGTTAATCTGGCAGCTGAAGAGAATCAACAGGTTAAGGATACCGTTGAGAATTACTTTGAAGAACTTTTGAAATTGGATCCCTTTATGGCGACTTCCATTGGGGATAAGCGGTATAACGATCAATTTCCAAATTCCATTGGACCGGAGCATCGAAAGAAAATGGAAAATCTGGAAAAGGAATATCTCGCCAGAATCAAAACTCTCGACGCGTCTCAGTTAACGGGTCAGGACCTTTTGACGTACGAGATTTTCAAAAGGGATCGCGAAATACAAATCGAGGCTTATCGTTTTCCGAATCACCTGCTTCCAGTGGATCAATCGGGCAGTATTCCGAGTTTTTTTGCTCTGCAAGGGTCAGGCGAAGGTTCGCATCCGTTCAAGACGGTTAAAGACTACGAAGACTTTCTTCGTCGGATCGATGGTTTTGAAGTCTGGATGAATCAAGCCATCGTCAATATGAAAGAAGGCGCCGGTAAGGATTACGTTCAGCCGGCCGTCGTGATGGAGAAGGTCTTGCCGCAGCTGAAAGCACACGTTGTGCAAAATCCGGAAGAAAGCATTTTCTGGGGACCGATTCGGAATTTTCCGAAAAGTTTCAATCAGGAAGATCGCAAGCGTCTGACCACAGAATACCAGAATGCGATTCAAAACAAGATTGTTCCTGCATATCGCAAGTTGCATGACTATGTTCGTGACGATTACATGAAGAAAACACGTCCGACTGTCGGCCTCAATGCTTTGCCGGAAGGAGCCGCCTGGTATGCGTACAATGTGAAAAGTTATACAACAACCGATCTCACGCCGGAACAGATTCACCAGATAGGGTTGGCGGAAGTAAAACGAATCCACGATGAAATGCGCAAAGTCATGAAAGAGGTCGGTTTTGAAGAAGATCTAAAAGCTTTTTTCAAGATTGCGAATGAAGATCCCCGATTTTATTACACAAAACGTGAAGATCTTCTCAATGGCTATCGCCAGTTGAAAGAAAAAATTCGACCGCTTTTGCCAAAGCTCTTTGATGTGATGCCGAAAGCGGACTATGAAGTTCGCGCTGTGGAAGAATTCCGTGAGAAGTCTGCGTCCGGTGGCTCCTACGATAGTGCCTCCCCTGATGGCTCACGCCCCGGTGTTTTTTATGTGAATGCTTACGACCTTTCTGCCCGGCCGAAATGGGCAATGGAAGCGCTCTCTCTTCATGAAGCGGCACCAGGTCATCATTTTCAAATTGCAATCCAGCAAGAGCTGGACAATCTGCCGCGGTTCCGGCGTTTCGGGGGTTATGGCGCTTTCATAGAAGGCTGGGGACTCTACGCGGAATCACTCGGCAAGGAGCTTGGCGTTTACACGGATCCATACCAGTACTTCGGATCGCTAAACGCGGAATTGTGGCGCGCCATCCGCCTGGTGGTGGATACCGGTTTGCACGCGAAGGATTGGACTCGCGAGGATGTCCTGAACTATATGTACGAGAATTCTGCGGTGAAGGAAGCCCGCGCCGTCAGTGAAGCTGAGCGATACATCTCAAATGCAGGTCAGGCGCTTGGATACAAGATCGGACAAATGAAAATTCGGGAACTTCGCGAACGCGCCGAAAAAGCGCTGGGAAACAAATTCAGCGTGCGCGAATTTCATAGCCAGGTTCTGCTGGACGGCGCCTTGCCTCTGGACGTTTTGGAACGCAAAATCGATCGGTGGATTCAAAGCAAAAAATAG
- a CDS encoding ABC transporter permease yields MEILFQDFRYALRVLRTNPGFTIVAILTLALGIGSNTAIFSVTNGLFLRPLPVPSPDQMVRIYPLQTDGGSEIVSYPNYRQLRYRLRSLELAAHQHTAISFGTGKGSTTLNAELVSGNYFQTFQVQALAGRILSPEDDQAGASPVALISHRLWNSHFHLDPAILGQKIYLNRHPFSVIGVLPKSFHGTYLTADADVWTSIAMHEQVRPRGIPLESPGWGWLSLTVRLKDGINIEKAQSELDQVAPQIQKDLPRYNDGLAFRVIKASALPESLSEELRKAVGFLTIVTGLVLLVVCANLAGALLPRVIARRRETAIRKSLGASQSRLVRQWLTESVLLAIFGGVAGVFAAIWFKEAFKLLLPPEWQLFMPVFSLDARVILFVFFISLLTGILCGLTPALQLRRPDMNAALKGETGGVPRYRLFGMFVASQTSISLVLLIVAALLLRSLLTSNAFNIGFDAKNVLVATVDTQRHSFTDEQGREFFDRLTARLKSLPMVRSVTFATVTPLGGARESQGFEIPGKQTASGKRIFSIATNSIGPDYFQTMGIPLRKGRDFTDQEIQGKTMPAAIINETMAKMFWPQQNPVGKNIRLSDGPELEIVGIANDIQYYSIGEDPQPYVYTTPATVFIGQMTIHIRTTGDPSKLAQTIIREIAAVDQNVAPYDVMPFLTLRWLQLFPLRALATVAGFLGMLALILTAIGIYGVLSYAVTQRTKEIGVRIALGATPGSILQLILSQGMTFVLIGAAAGLTGAFFVTRFLSFLLFQISPTDSISFLIVTALLAVIAILASVIPARRAMRIEPTITLRYE; encoded by the coding sequence ATGGAAATCTTGTTTCAAGATTTTCGGTATGCGTTGCGCGTTCTGCGCACAAACCCTGGTTTCACCATAGTTGCTATCCTGACCCTTGCTTTAGGAATCGGCTCGAATACCGCCATTTTTAGCGTCACCAACGGACTCTTTTTGCGCCCACTCCCTGTTCCCTCACCGGATCAGATGGTTCGAATCTACCCACTACAAACAGATGGTGGTTCTGAAATAGTTTCGTATCCGAATTACAGACAGCTTCGCTATCGCTTGCGGAGTCTGGAGCTTGCAGCACACCAACACACAGCGATCAGTTTTGGAACGGGAAAAGGTTCAACCACCCTGAATGCGGAGCTGGTCAGCGGAAACTATTTTCAAACGTTTCAAGTCCAGGCACTGGCCGGGAGGATTCTCTCTCCTGAAGATGATCAGGCAGGGGCTAGTCCGGTGGCTCTGATCAGCCATCGTTTGTGGAATAGTCATTTTCATCTGGATCCTGCGATTCTAGGTCAGAAAATTTATTTGAACAGACATCCATTCAGCGTCATTGGTGTTTTGCCAAAAAGTTTTCATGGTACCTATTTGACTGCCGATGCAGACGTGTGGACTTCCATCGCAATGCATGAACAAGTGAGGCCGCGTGGTATTCCACTGGAAAGTCCCGGGTGGGGATGGCTGAGCCTGACCGTGCGCTTGAAGGATGGAATCAATATCGAGAAGGCTCAATCTGAGCTCGATCAAGTCGCGCCGCAAATCCAAAAGGATTTGCCACGATACAACGATGGATTGGCTTTCCGTGTAATCAAAGCGAGCGCTCTTCCGGAAAGCCTGAGTGAAGAGCTACGTAAAGCTGTCGGGTTTCTCACGATCGTGACCGGATTGGTATTGCTCGTTGTATGTGCCAACCTTGCCGGCGCACTTCTGCCACGCGTAATTGCCCGAAGACGCGAAACAGCAATTCGAAAGTCGTTAGGCGCCAGTCAATCACGACTGGTTCGCCAGTGGCTCACCGAAAGCGTACTTCTTGCCATTTTTGGCGGTGTGGCGGGTGTATTCGCAGCCATCTGGTTCAAAGAAGCGTTTAAACTTCTGCTGCCCCCGGAATGGCAATTATTTATGCCTGTATTCTCGCTTGATGCACGTGTAATTTTGTTTGTATTCTTCATAAGCTTGCTCACAGGAATCCTGTGTGGATTAACCCCAGCACTTCAATTGCGCAGACCAGATATGAACGCTGCTCTGAAAGGCGAAACCGGCGGAGTCCCGCGTTACCGTCTCTTCGGAATGTTTGTTGCCTCACAAACATCAATCTCGCTGGTTCTTCTGATAGTCGCCGCGCTCTTGCTCAGAAGTCTTTTGACTTCCAACGCCTTCAATATTGGATTCGATGCAAAAAATGTTCTGGTCGCAACGGTGGACACGCAACGTCATTCCTTTACCGATGAGCAAGGCCGTGAATTTTTTGATCGACTTACAGCGAGGCTCAAGTCCTTGCCAATGGTCCGTTCCGTCACATTCGCAACGGTCACTCCACTGGGAGGCGCGCGCGAATCCCAGGGTTTTGAAATTCCCGGCAAACAGACGGCATCCGGAAAACGCATTTTTAGCATCGCTACCAACAGCATTGGCCCTGACTATTTTCAAACGATGGGAATCCCTTTACGAAAAGGACGGGACTTTACAGATCAGGAAATTCAAGGCAAGACTATGCCCGCAGCGATCATCAATGAAACCATGGCCAAAATGTTCTGGCCTCAACAGAATCCGGTTGGTAAAAACATTCGTTTGTCGGATGGACCGGAGCTGGAAATCGTTGGAATCGCAAACGACATTCAGTATTACTCGATTGGAGAAGATCCACAGCCTTACGTTTACACAACACCCGCCACTGTCTTCATCGGTCAGATGACGATACATATTCGAACCACGGGTGATCCAAGCAAGCTTGCTCAAACAATCATTCGGGAAATCGCTGCGGTGGATCAGAACGTCGCGCCTTACGATGTAATGCCATTCTTAACACTACGATGGCTTCAACTATTTCCGCTCCGTGCTCTTGCAACGGTTGCCGGATTCCTGGGAATGCTGGCGCTCATTCTTACCGCTATCGGAATCTATGGCGTCCTGTCTTACGCCGTAACGCAACGAACAAAAGAGATTGGCGTTCGAATTGCGCTGGGCGCTACACCCGGATCCATTTTGCAGCTCATCCTCAGTCAGGGAATGACATTTGTTCTCATCGGAGCTGCCGCAGGTTTAACTGGAGCTTTCTTCGTGACCCGATTCCTGTCTTTCCTTCTCTTTCAAATCAGCCCAACCGACTCAATAAGTTTTCTGATCGTAACGGCGCTGCTTGCGGTTATCGCAATACTCGCTTCGGTCATTCCCGCACGCAGAGCAATGAGAATCGAACCCACCATCACGCTCCGCTACGAATAA
- a CDS encoding methyltransferase domain-containing protein has product MKQVLATHDLDYVRSILREYYGRHLKSKSDLSQKACCIDESQKRFKDILELIPEDVKARHYGCGCPVPEDDLTGLRVLDLGSGAGVDAFILSYLVGPSGFVYGIDMTDEQLEIANGYAPTVMKRFGYSETNVHFEKDFIEVAGSIPDQSIDIVISDCVINLSPRKDLVFKTIFRVLKDGGEFYVSDIASDRRVPDSIRNNPEMLAECLGGAEYEHDWFDVMKDCGFQDPRTVSRMEVQRDVLGEPIVFYSMTVRGFRFVDPLDRRCEDYGQIATYKGNIPGLRARFALDNHHIFESHRPVPVCRNTARMLQESRLGRYFDVTPSIRHFGLFDCAPTTNSTDTKSPCC; this is encoded by the coding sequence ATGAAGCAGGTTCTAGCGACTCATGATCTGGATTATGTCCGTTCGATTCTTCGTGAGTACTACGGGCGTCATCTAAAAAGTAAATCCGATCTATCTCAAAAAGCCTGCTGCATAGACGAAAGTCAAAAACGTTTCAAAGACATCCTCGAATTGATTCCCGAAGACGTAAAAGCGCGTCATTATGGATGTGGTTGTCCGGTTCCGGAAGATGATCTGACGGGATTGCGAGTCCTGGATTTAGGATCGGGAGCGGGTGTGGATGCTTTTATATTGTCTTATCTTGTCGGACCATCCGGATTTGTTTATGGCATCGACATGACGGATGAACAACTGGAGATTGCTAACGGCTATGCTCCGACCGTGATGAAACGCTTTGGTTACAGTGAAACGAACGTCCATTTTGAGAAAGACTTTATCGAAGTTGCAGGATCGATTCCGGATCAATCTATCGACATTGTTATTTCTGATTGTGTAATCAATTTGTCTCCGCGAAAGGATCTTGTTTTCAAGACGATTTTTCGTGTGTTGAAGGATGGCGGAGAATTTTATGTTTCAGACATTGCTTCCGACCGCCGAGTGCCTGATTCGATTCGAAATAATCCAGAAATGCTCGCTGAATGTCTTGGTGGCGCTGAATATGAGCACGATTGGTTCGACGTTATGAAGGATTGTGGTTTTCAAGATCCGCGGACTGTAAGCCGGATGGAAGTTCAAAGAGATGTTCTTGGTGAGCCAATTGTATTCTACTCCATGACCGTTCGCGGTTTCCGTTTTGTAGATCCGCTCGATCGGCGTTGTGAAGACTACGGCCAGATCGCCACATACAAAGGAAACATTCCCGGTCTTCGCGCGCGATTCGCGCTGGATAACCATCACATATTTGAATCTCATCGACCTGTGCCCGTTTGCCGCAATACCGCGCGAATGTTGCAGGAATCCAGACTCGGCCGCTATTTTGACGTCACGCCCTCCATCAGGCATTTTGGATTGTTTGACTGTGCCCCAACAACGAATAGTACAGATACCAAATCACCTTGTTGCTAG